From Acidobacteriota bacterium, a single genomic window includes:
- a CDS encoding amino acid permease, protein MSLFATKSIDKIIAEAAETGEHTLKKTLSALDLTMLGIGAIIGTGIFVLTGQAAGKHAGPAVVISMIVAGIASAFAALCYSEFAASVPISGSAYAYGYGTLGEFIAWIIGWDLILEYAFGAATVAVGWSGYVVSLFRDTLGIPFPLSLSAPPGVEIKLADGTVAGTGVFNLPAFLIAIAVTLLLIRGIKESASFNSAIVLIKVLVVVLFIIAGIGFVNMDNLGIGCQPGSPGCAQFMPFGPSGVITGAAVIFFAYIGFDAVSTAAQEAKNPQRDMPIGILGSLAICTVLYILVSGIMVGLVDYRLLTNAAAPIATAIDAAKDQAAGTTMGNILIAFPTIIKIGAVLGLSSTMVVMVMGQPRVFYSMSKDGLLPSWAAKIHPKFRTPHITTAITGVIVAVLAGFVPIHLLGELVSIGTLFAFVIVGTGIIILRASSPNLHRPFKVPLSPIVPMFTVWVSAFLMNNLPLDTWLRLIVWMSIGLVVYFAYSYKHSKLADVEQGGSTVESDYKPPIAAILAIIGAILLTIWQVEFFLPNTTWLDTAVRSFAWGVTGILVAMLMYGKKDNTGARSAKVRTVGLIASTVNLLFWIGMFYWFLTHWADYHTK, encoded by the coding sequence ATGTCACTTTTTGCGACAAAATCAATTGACAAAATCATCGCCGAGGCTGCTGAGACCGGCGAACATACCCTAAAGAAAACGCTGAGCGCGCTGGATCTGACTATGCTCGGGATCGGCGCGATCATCGGAACGGGTATTTTCGTTCTGACCGGTCAGGCCGCTGGTAAACACGCCGGCCCCGCAGTTGTCATTTCGATGATCGTGGCCGGTATCGCGAGTGCGTTCGCCGCGCTATGCTATTCGGAGTTCGCGGCCAGCGTTCCGATCTCGGGATCGGCGTACGCCTACGGTTACGGCACGCTCGGCGAGTTCATCGCCTGGATCATTGGCTGGGATCTGATTCTCGAATACGCTTTCGGCGCCGCGACGGTTGCCGTCGGATGGTCTGGCTACGTTGTCAGTTTGTTCAGGGATACGCTCGGAATTCCGTTCCCGCTTTCGTTGAGCGCGCCGCCCGGGGTCGAGATAAAACTGGCCGACGGAACGGTCGCCGGAACCGGCGTTTTCAATCTTCCGGCCTTTTTGATCGCGATCGCGGTGACGCTGTTGCTGATCCGCGGGATCAAGGAATCCGCGAGCTTCAATTCGGCCATCGTGCTTATCAAGGTTTTGGTCGTGGTGTTGTTCATCATCGCCGGCATCGGCTTCGTCAATATGGACAACCTCGGCATCGGCTGCCAACCGGGAAGCCCCGGATGCGCGCAGTTTATGCCGTTCGGACCGAGCGGGGTCATCACCGGCGCTGCCGTGATCTTCTTTGCCTACATCGGTTTCGACGCCGTTTCGACGGCGGCCCAGGAAGCCAAGAATCCGCAAAGGGATATGCCGATCGGAATTCTTGGAAGTTTGGCGATCTGTACCGTGCTCTATATTCTTGTCTCCGGAATTATGGTCGGCCTCGTCGACTACCGGCTTCTGACGAATGCCGCTGCCCCGATCGCCACGGCGATCGATGCCGCGAAAGATCAGGCCGCCGGAACAACGATGGGCAACATTCTTATCGCCTTTCCGACGATCATCAAGATCGGCGCCGTGCTCGGTCTGAGCTCGACAATGGTCGTGATGGTAATGGGACAACCGCGCGTCTTCTATTCGATGTCAAAGGACGGATTGCTTCCCAGCTGGGCGGCGAAGATCCATCCGAAATTCCGGACACCGCATATCACGACCGCGATCACTGGCGTTATCGTGGCGGTCCTGGCCGGTTTTGTTCCGATCCATCTGCTGGGTGAACTGGTCAGCATCGGAACACTTTTCGCGTTCGTCATCGTCGGTACCGGTATCATCATCCTGCGTGCGTCCAGTCCGAATCTGCATAGGCCGTTCAAGGTTCCACTGTCTCCGATCGTGCCTATGTTCACGGTTTGGGTCTCGGCCTTCCTGATGAACAACCTTCCGCTTGATACGTGGCTGCGGCTTATCGTATGGATGTCGATCGGCCTCGTCGTCTATTTTGCCTACAGTTACAAACACAGCAAACTGGCCGATGTCGAGCAAGGCGGATCGACGGTTGAGAGCGATTACAAGCCGCCGATCGCGGCGATACTCGCGATTATCGGTGCGATCCTCTTGACGATCTGGCAGGTCGAGTTTTTCCTTCCGAATACGACGTGGCTCGATACCGCCGTTCGTTCGTTCGCGTGGGGCGTGACCGGCATTCTTGTTGCGATGCTTATGTACGGCAAGAAGGACAACACCGGCGCCCGGAGTGCGAAGGTGAGGACGGTCGGATTGATCGCGTCGACGGTCAATCTGTTGTTCTGGATCGGTATGTTCTACTGGTTCCTGACACATTGGGCCGACTATCACACGAAATAG
- a CDS encoding alanine:cation symporter family protein translates to MANRVFSLVLLTIFSIAFAGIAAAQEKGIDQRIDEAFKPIADAWGSIVFYPIYEGVPFVLALLIFGAAFFTIAFGFVNVRHYWTAINVVRGKYDGVDHGDADSTAEVNIVDGNIVDTIRDESHHGEVSHFQALATAVSGTVGLGNIAGVAVAVAIGGPGATFWMIVCGILGMSSKFVECTLGVKYRDIDENGMVHGGPMYYLSKGFADIGLKSAGKVFAVFFAIMCIGGSFGGGNAFQANQTTVQITNLVGFEGGAAKTIIGLILAFLVGIVIIGGIKRIANVTEKLVPAMAVIYIAASLIIIGVNFANIPAAITAIIQGAFAPTAAVGGLMGVIIQGFRRAAFSNEAGAGSAAIAHSAVKTKYPASEGLVSLLEPFIDTVVICTMTAMVIVLFNLDGTFVYGGQGGQVLIGGAPVSGVDLTSRAYDGVIPGFRFILTIAIILFAFSTMISWSYYGLQAWKYLFGRSAASDITYKVLFLIFVVVGSAASLQSVIDFSDAMIFAMVFPNMIGLFFLFPKVREELNRYLQVIRKARG, encoded by the coding sequence ATGGCAAACAGGGTTTTTTCATTGGTTCTTTTGACAATTTTTTCGATTGCTTTCGCGGGCATTGCCGCGGCGCAGGAAAAGGGGATCGATCAACGCATCGACGAGGCTTTCAAACCGATCGCCGACGCGTGGGGCTCGATCGTCTTTTATCCGATCTACGAAGGCGTGCCGTTCGTGCTCGCGTTGCTGATCTTCGGCGCGGCGTTTTTCACGATCGCCTTCGGATTCGTGAACGTCCGCCATTACTGGACTGCGATCAACGTCGTGCGCGGAAAGTATGACGGCGTCGATCACGGCGACGCCGATTCGACGGCCGAGGTCAATATCGTCGACGGCAACATCGTCGATACGATCCGCGACGAAAGCCATCACGGCGAAGTGAGCCATTTTCAGGCGCTCGCGACGGCCGTTTCGGGAACCGTCGGGCTCGGGAACATCGCCGGCGTCGCGGTCGCGGTCGCGATCGGCGGGCCGGGCGCGACGTTCTGGATGATCGTTTGCGGGATTCTCGGGATGTCGTCGAAATTCGTCGAATGCACGCTCGGTGTCAAATACCGTGACATCGACGAGAACGGGATGGTGCACGGCGGGCCGATGTACTATCTTTCCAAAGGTTTTGCCGACATTGGACTGAAATCGGCCGGCAAGGTCTTTGCAGTATTCTTCGCGATAATGTGCATCGGCGGATCGTTCGGCGGCGGAAACGCTTTTCAGGCGAATCAGACGACGGTTCAGATCACGAATCTGGTCGGATTTGAAGGCGGAGCTGCCAAGACGATCATCGGACTGATCCTGGCGTTTCTCGTCGGCATCGTCATTATCGGCGGGATCAAGCGCATCGCGAACGTCACCGAGAAACTCGTGCCGGCGATGGCAGTGATCTACATCGCCGCGTCGCTGATCATCATCGGGGTGAATTTCGCGAACATACCGGCGGCGATCACGGCGATCATCCAAGGCGCGTTCGCGCCAACCGCCGCCGTTGGCGGATTGATGGGCGTGATCATTCAGGGATTCCGGCGCGCGGCTTTCTCGAACGAAGCGGGAGCCGGTTCGGCCGCCATCGCCCATTCGGCGGTGAAGACGAAGTATCCCGCGAGCGAGGGATTGGTCTCGTTGCTCGAACCGTTCATTGATACCGTCGTGATCTGCACGATGACGGCAATGGTCATCGTTCTGTTCAATCTGGACGGAACATTCGTCTATGGCGGGCAGGGCGGGCAGGTTTTGATCGGCGGCGCGCCGGTAAGCGGAGTTGACCTGACCTCGAGGGCTTACGATGGCGTGATTCCGGGATTCAGATTTATCCTGACGATCGCGATCATCCTGTTCGCGTTCTCGACGATGATCTCGTGGTCCTATTACGGACTTCAGGCGTGGAAATACCTGTTCGGCCGTTCGGCGGCTTCGGACATTACATATAAGGTACTTTTTCTGATCTTTGTTGTGGTCGGTTCGGCGGCGTCGCTGCAATCGGTCATCGATTTTTCGGATGCGATGATTTTCGCAATGGTCTTTCCGAATATGATCGGACTCTTCTTCCTGTTCCCGAAGGTGCGGGAAGAACTGAACAGGTACCTTCAAGTTATCAGAAAAGCAAGGGGGTAA
- a CDS encoding amino acid permease — protein sequence MATEATELERPSEGFIRGLGLLDSTTIVAGSMIGSGIFIVSADIARQTGSAGGLLLTWIITGLLTIFAALSYGELAAMMPKAGGQYVYLRESYSPLWGFLYGWTLFLVIQTGTIAAVAVGFARFLGVLFPSISPESYIIPPVHISSGYAVSLSTQQLVGVVMIIVLTIINMQGLALGKWIQNVFTSAKTLSLIALILLGIIIGGASGTFSANWANLFTPVNAAVIKPDFAFLPEVSMNSGIFGIIVVLCVAQVGSLFSSDAWNNITFTAGEVKDPQRNIPLSLAMGTALVIGLYILANFAYLATLSLQQIQTAPDDRVGTAALNVMFGGIGATIMAVAIIISTFGCNNGLILAGARVYYAMAKDNLFFKSTGKLNAKHVPAMALVLQCIWTCLLVLPRTITVNDKGVTSYGNLYGTLLDYVVFAVLIFYVLTIIGLFVLRFKRPDADRPYKAFGYPLIPIIYVLAASVICLVLLFYKPQTSLPGLVIVLTGVPVYFIWRSLSAKNDST from the coding sequence ATGGCTACTGAGGCTACCGAATTGGAACGACCAAGCGAAGGATTCATTCGCGGGCTCGGACTCCTCGATTCAACCACGATCGTCGCCGGTTCGATGATCGGCTCCGGTATTTTTATCGTTTCGGCTGACATCGCGCGACAAACGGGTTCCGCGGGCGGGCTTCTGCTGACGTGGATCATCACGGGATTGCTGACGATCTTTGCGGCTTTAAGTTATGGCGAACTCGCGGCGATGATGCCGAAAGCCGGCGGACAGTACGTTTATCTTCGCGAGAGCTACTCGCCGCTTTGGGGATTCCTTTACGGCTGGACGCTCTTTCTCGTGATTCAAACAGGAACGATCGCCGCCGTTGCGGTCGGTTTCGCGCGGTTTCTCGGGGTCCTGTTTCCTTCGATATCCCCCGAAAGCTACATCATACCGCCCGTTCATATTTCGTCGGGCTACGCCGTTTCGCTTTCGACGCAGCAACTCGTCGGCGTAGTGATGATCATCGTTCTGACGATCATCAATATGCAGGGACTTGCGCTCGGAAAGTGGATCCAAAACGTTTTTACCTCGGCCAAGACGCTGTCGCTGATCGCGTTGATCCTGCTCGGGATCATCATCGGCGGTGCGAGCGGTACGTTTTCGGCCAATTGGGCGAATCTTTTCACGCCCGTGAACGCCGCGGTCATCAAACCGGATTTCGCGTTTCTTCCGGAAGTCTCGATGAACAGCGGCATTTTCGGAATCATCGTCGTCCTCTGCGTCGCGCAGGTCGGGTCGCTCTTTTCGTCGGACGCCTGGAACAACATCACGTTCACCGCCGGCGAGGTCAAAGACCCGCAAAGGAACATTCCGTTGTCGCTGGCGATGGGGACCGCGCTCGTGATCGGGCTCTACATTCTTGCGAATTTCGCTTATCTGGCGACGCTTTCTCTGCAGCAGATCCAAACCGCGCCCGACGATCGAGTCGGCACGGCGGCGCTTAACGTGATGTTCGGCGGGATTGGCGCGACGATTATGGCGGTCGCGATCATCATTTCGACATTCGGCTGCAACAACGGTCTGATCCTCGCCGGCGCGCGCGTCTATTACGCGATGGCCAAGGACAACCTGTTCTTCAAGTCGACCGGCAAACTGAACGCGAAGCACGTCCCGGCGATGGCGTTGGTACTGCAGTGCATCTGGACCTGCTTGCTGGTTCTGCCGCGGACGATCACGGTCAACGACAAGGGCGTGACGAGTTACGGCAATCTTTACGGCACGCTGCTCGACTACGTCGTGTTCGCGGTCCTGATCTTTTATGTGCTGACGATCATCGGACTCTTCGTGCTGCGCTTCAAGCGGCCGGACGCCGATCGCCCGTACAAGGCGTTCGGATATCCTTTGATCCCGATCATTTACGTCCTCGCGGCGTCCGTGATCTGTTTGGTATTGTTGTTCTACAAGCCGCAGACTTCGCTTCCGGGGTTGGTCATCGTCCTGACGGGCGTGCCGGTCTATTTCATCTGGCGAAGCCTATCGGCAAAGAACGACTCGACATAG
- a CDS encoding aminotransferase class I/II-fold pyridoxal phosphate-dependent enzyme has protein sequence METNKHNDMPREDFRRFGYEIIDFIADYFEKLESFPVLSQNEPGELRDALPKSAPETGEDFGDVLADVERLILPAVTHWNHPNFHGLFSTSTSSVGVFGEMLSAAFDMKAMLWRTSPASTELEPVVLDWLRQMMGLPDEFSGIIYDTASISTLHALAMARERLNLGIREKGMSGRTDLPLLRVYCSTQTHSSIDKAVILLGLGTRSIVKISTNERFEMDVEKLREAISDDIAAGHLPMCVIPTVGTTSSSSVDNVDRIADICERNGIFLHVDTAYAGSAAVVPEFQSYFNGWERADSIVTNPHKWLFTPFDLSVLYVKDLDLLKRTFSLVAEYLKVTETVTNQMDYGIQLGRRFRSLKLWFVMRYFGQQGLIERIREHCRLARLFAGWVDDSPNFEMIAPVPFALVCFRACPAGVSDLNALNERIMNEINASGDAYLSHTILDGKFTLRLSVGSIRVEERHLRKVWDLLNAKI, from the coding sequence ATGGAGACGAATAAACACAACGATATGCCGCGCGAGGATTTTCGTCGGTTCGGATATGAGATCATCGACTTCATCGCTGACTATTTCGAAAAACTCGAGTCGTTTCCGGTACTCTCACAGAACGAACCGGGAGAGTTGCGCGACGCGCTTCCGAAATCGGCTCCCGAAACCGGCGAAGACTTCGGCGATGTTCTTGCGGATGTCGAAAGACTTATTCTCCCTGCGGTCACGCATTGGAATCATCCGAATTTTCACGGATTGTTTTCTACCTCGACGAGTTCCGTCGGCGTGTTCGGCGAAATGCTCTCGGCGGCGTTCGATATGAAGGCGATGCTCTGGCGCACCTCGCCGGCCTCGACCGAACTCGAACCGGTCGTTCTCGACTGGCTGCGCCAAATGATGGGGTTGCCGGATGAATTCAGTGGGATCATCTACGATACGGCTTCGATCTCGACGCTTCACGCGCTGGCGATGGCGCGCGAACGTTTGAATCTCGGGATCCGCGAAAAAGGAATGAGCGGACGGACCGACCTGCCGTTGCTGCGGGTATATTGCTCGACGCAGACACATTCCTCGATCGACAAGGCCGTCATACTGCTCGGGCTCGGGACGCGTTCGATCGTGAAGATTTCGACCAACGAGCGCTTTGAAATGGACGTCGAGAAACTGCGCGAAGCGATCTCCGACGACATCGCCGCCGGACATTTGCCGATGTGCGTTATTCCGACCGTCGGGACGACGTCGAGTTCGAGCGTCGACAACGTCGATCGCATTGCCGACATCTGCGAGCGCAACGGCATTTTTCTTCACGTCGATACCGCCTACGCCGGTTCGGCGGCCGTCGTGCCGGAATTTCAATCTTATTTCAACGGCTGGGAGCGGGCGGATTCGATCGTCACCAACCCGCATAAATGGCTTTTCACGCCATTCGACTTGTCGGTCTTGTACGTCAAGGACCTCGACCTGCTGAAACGGACATTTTCGCTCGTCGCCGAATACCTCAAGGTGACCGAAACGGTTACCAATCAAATGGATTACGGGATCCAGCTTGGGCGTCGTTTCCGATCGCTGAAACTCTGGTTCGTGATGCGCTATTTCGGCCAGCAGGGATTGATCGAACGGATCCGCGAACATTGCCGGCTGGCGCGCCTTTTCGCGGGTTGGGTCGATGACAGCCCGAACTTCGAAATGATCGCGCCGGTTCCGTTCGCGCTCGTCTGCTTCCGCGCGTGCCCGGCGGGAGTTTCCGATCTCAACGCGCTGAACGAACGCATAATGAACGAGATCAACGCTTCGGGCGACGCCTATCTTTCGCATACTATCCTCGATGGCAAATTCACTCTGCGGCTGTCTGTCGGCAGCATCCGCGTCGAGGAGAGGCATCTTCGAAAGGTTTGGGACCTGCTGAATGCGAAGATCTAA
- a CDS encoding SRPBCC family protein, with protein MQFVKESIIAASPEKVFAFHERPDAFELLVPPWENARIIEKADISKIGSRAIIETKLFGVVPVRWVAEHTAYDPPRMFEDVQISGPFASWRHKHIVLPHADGAVLRDEIEFEPPMWIFGRLAAPYAIIPKLEKMFAFRHEVTRRAILDL; from the coding sequence ATGCAATTCGTAAAAGAATCGATAATCGCCGCGTCACCTGAGAAAGTGTTCGCGTTTCACGAGCGGCCGGACGCATTCGAGTTGCTCGTTCCGCCGTGGGAGAACGCCAGGATCATAGAAAAGGCGGATATCTCGAAGATCGGCTCGCGCGCGATCATCGAGACAAAGCTCTTCGGAGTCGTTCCCGTCCGCTGGGTCGCCGAGCACACGGCATACGACCCGCCGCGGATGTTCGAGGACGTTCAGATCTCCGGTCCGTTTGCGAGTTGGCGGCACAAGCATATCGTCCTGCCGCACGCCGACGGCGCCGTCCTGCGCGATGAGATCGAGTTTGAACCGCCGATGTGGATCTTTGGCCGCCTCGCCGCACCTTACGCGATCATTCCGAAACTCGAAAAGATGTTTGCTTTCCGGCACGAAGTTACACGGCGGGCGATTTTGGATTTGTGA
- a CDS encoding Dabb family protein translates to MLTHIVCWKYKPETDAEQRADHIARLRALPSFIPNIVSFEVGSDILHLERSFDTGLVAVYPDREALDAYTDHPEHLKVAALGKEIAERVVSVDFVT, encoded by the coding sequence ATGCTGACCCATATCGTTTGCTGGAAATATAAACCCGAGACCGATGCCGAACAACGCGCCGATCACATCGCGAGATTGCGAGCACTTCCGTCGTTCATTCCGAACATCGTTAGCTTTGAAGTCGGCTCGGACATCCTGCATCTCGAGCGCTCGTTCGATACGGGGCTGGTCGCGGTTTATCCTGATCGCGAGGCGCTCGATGCATACACCGATCACCCCGAACATCTGAAGGTCGCGGCGCTTGGCAAGGAGATCGCCGAACGCGTCGTCTCGGTCGATTTTGTGACCTAA